In Bos indicus x Bos taurus breed Angus x Brahman F1 hybrid chromosome 21, Bos_hybrid_MaternalHap_v2.0, whole genome shotgun sequence, one DNA window encodes the following:
- the LOC113879690 gene encoding uncharacterized protein LOC113879690, with translation MYVIWPASHQCPDGPHEPFREVVPALGKSQKCRSVSVTPEGHLPVICFLSLGQTLCGWPLAPTVARPTGFSEIVPTSGKGFCCRSHSKVQKMGGGHRIRPLLVAYVVCSPTLRGQPMTGGRIPSIFNSGKVCSSDDSCLVLKSSHLWFICLFPFSLFLPFVFGVSLDLCMRLIKGSTGFSILNHPLKDAGVAPHPTPRVGQRQCWWELGECSCGCQGQAHAQHLTELLPKQRLPRGAPVPGVGGGRPESPSLGSGAGELAPQGFVSVNSGQGPLHLQTAQGWDGWGKEAFSDIHGCSWAAPGALCPSVGTSLQDKIPPGSLAYLPGMHWEGWP, from the coding sequence ATGTATGTCATCTGGCCCGCTAGCCATCAATGTCCAGACGGTCCCCATGAGCCCTTCCGGGAGGTGGTGCCAGCCCTGGGAAAGTCTCAGAAGTGCAGGTCAGTATCCGTGACTCCTGAAGGGCACCTGCCCGTaatatgttttctctctttaggACAGACCTTGTGTGGCTGGCCTCTTGCTCCAACCGTAGCAAGACCCACGGGGTTTTCTGAAATTGTGCCAACGTCAGGGAAAGGATTCTGCTGTCGGTCCCACTCCAAAGTTCAAAAAATGGGTGGTGGGCACAGAATCCGGCCTCTGCTTGTGGCATACGTCGTCTGCTCCCCAACCCTCAGGGGCCAGCCCATGACTGGGGGGCGGATTCCGAGCATATTCAACTCTGGGAAAGTCTGCAGTTCTGATGACAGTTGCCTTGTTTTGAAGAGCAGTCATCTGTGGTTCATCTGCTTGTTTccgttctctctctttctcccctttgTCTTTGGTGTTTCACTTGATTTGTGTATGAGGCTAATCAAAGGGTCAACTGGTTTCTCCATTTTAAATCACCCACTGAAGGATGCTGGggtggcaccccaccccaccccccgcgtGGGCCAGAGGCAGTGTTGGTGGGAGCTCGGAGAGTGCAGCTGTGGGTGTCAGGGTCAGGCACACGCACAGCACCTCACTGAGCTCCTTCCAAAGCAACGTCTTCCAAGGGGAGCCCCTGTgccgggggttgggggtgggcgccCGGAGTCACCCTCTCTGGGTTCTGGGGCTGGAGAGTTGGCCCCACAGGGTTTCGTCTCTGTTAACTCTGGTCAGGGTCCGCTCCACCTGCAGACTGCCCAAGGGTGGGATGGCTGGGGGAAAGAAGCATTCTCAGATATCCATGGATGCTCGTGGGCAGCCCCCGGGGCACTGTGCCCAAGCGTGGGCACCTCTCTGCAGGATAAGATTCCACCTGGGTCTCTCGCTTACCTTCCAGGGATGCATTGGGAGGGTTGGCCTTAG